The Neodiprion fabricii isolate iyNeoFabr1 chromosome 4, iyNeoFabr1.1, whole genome shotgun sequence genome window below encodes:
- the LOC124179790 gene encoding maltase 1-like, protein MLSQLAILFIGLASALGCRTGTEIVSNQDWWKTTAFYQIYPRSFKDSDGNGVGDLNGITSKLDHLVDAGVGALWISPIYPSPMADFGYDISNFVDIDPLFGTLDDFDALVARAKQLNLKVILDFVPNHSSDEHEWFKKSVRREDPYTDYYIWRDGKNPDDTGKYEPPNNWLSTFQGSAWEWNEERGQFYLHQFVKGQPDLNYRNANLRKEMENVLSFWLKRGVEGFRIDAINHMFEDDRFLDEPSSNNPNVSAGYYDSLNHIYSKDQPETYNVLQSWRDLLDKYAQESNTDTKVIMTEGYANTDLVMQYYTHGSNIPFNFGFITNTRSGSTAAEFKSVIDSWLDSMPENYVANWVTGNHDQRRVASRYGSNRADQMSIVCLILPGISVTYNGDEIGMLDGEISWVDSVDPAACNTDAEHFEQYSRDPERTPYQWDSTTSAGFSTSSTTWLPVNRNYVILNLAAQKAVSHSHYHVYQAMTALRKLPIFKRGSLSVEVLADNVLAITRSVTGATPIVALVNCAESSVSINVKNSIAVLDQMTVYTSSVSSGITPGRNVTTSSVQLPAATTIVLTSPRLYQIVHGA, encoded by the coding sequence ATGCTGTCCCAGCTAGCAATATTGTTCATCGGACTGGCAAGCGCTCTCGGTTGCCGCACTGGAACCGAAATCGTATCGAATCAAGATTGGTGGAAAACTACCGCCTTCTATCAAATCTATCCAAGAAGTTTCAAGGACAGCGATGGGAACGGTGTAGGGGATTTGAACGGCATCACGAGTAAGCTGGATCATCTGGTGGATGCAGGTGTTGGTGCTCTTTGGATATCCCCAATTTACCCGAGCCCAATGGCTGACTTTGGTTACGACATATCGAACTTCGTGGACATCGATCCGCTGTTCGGGACCCTAGACGACTTCGACGCACTTGTTGCAAGGGCAAAGCAGCTTAACCTCAAAGTTATTCTTGACTTTGTGCCAAATCACAGCTCTGACGAGCACGAGTGGTTTAAGAAAAGCGTTCGACGCGAGGATCCGTACACAGACTACTACATTTGGCGTGATGGAAAGAATCCAGATGATACCGGGAAGTATGAGCCACCGAACAATTGGCTTAGTACCTTTCAAGGATCTGCTTGGGAATGGAATGAAGAAAGAGGCCAGTTCTATCTTCACCAGTTTGTGAAAGGTCAGCCTGACCTCAACTATAGGAATGCGAATTTGAGGAAGGAGATGGAAAACGTTCTCTCATTCTGGCTGAAACGAGGCGTTGAAGGATTCCGCATTGACGCCATAAACCACATGTTCGAGGATGATCGATTCCTCGATGAACCTTCGTCCAACAACCCGAACGTTTCAGCAGGATACTACGATTCTCTCAATCATATATACTCCAAAGACCAGCCGGAGACCTATAATGTCCTTCAGTCCTGGAGAGATTTGCTGGATAAATATGCCCAGGAGTCGAATACCGACACGAAGGTCATTATGACCGAAGGATACGCGAACACGGATCTCGTGATGCAGTACTACACTCACGGCTCCAACATTCCTTTCAATTTCGGATTCATTACCAACACCAGAAGCGGTTCAACCGCTGCAGAGTTCAAGAGTGTAATCGATAGCTGGCTCGATAGCATGCCGGAAAACTACGTGGCGAATTGGGTGACAGGTAACCATGATCAACGCAGGGTAGCGTCGAGGTACGGCTCGAATCGCGCTGATCAAATGTCAATCGTTTGTCTGATCCTACCTGGAATCTCAGTAACATACAACGGAGACGAAATCGGCATGCTCGACGGGGAAATATCCTGGGTTGACTCTGTCGATCCTGCAGCTTGTAACACAGATGCAGAACACTTCGAGCAGTACTCTCGGGATCCAGAGAGGACTCCGTACCAATGGGACAGCACAACGAGCGCTGGGTTCTCCACCAGCTCGACAACCTGGCTTCCGGTGAATCGCAACTACGTAATCCTCAATCTTGCTGCACAGAAGGCTGTGAGCCACTCGCACTACCACGTGTACCAGGCCATGACGGCTCTCAGGAAGTTGCCTATATTCAAACGAGGGTCCTTGAGCGTGGAAGTTCTCGCTGATAACGTCCTTGCTATTACGCGATCGGTCACGGGGGCCACTCCGATCGTCGCTCTTGTCAATTGCGCCGAATCAAGCGTGAGCATCAACGTCAAAAACAGCATCGCGGTTCTAGATCAAATGACCGTGTATACGTCGAGCGTTTCGTCCGGCATCACTCCCGGCAGAAATGTTACTACTTCCAGCGTACAACTTCCGGCGGCTACCACCATAGTATTGACCTCTCCAAGGCTATATCAAATCGTCCACGGAGCTTAG